A genome region from Sphaeramia orbicularis chromosome 19, fSphaOr1.1, whole genome shotgun sequence includes the following:
- the LOC115410347 gene encoding inositol polyphosphate multikinase-like, translating into MSTTQHQLMMESSLALGRLELTPGSAPVEVSLAPLLPGAPQAKEKSGQWQGGPPQGRPHLHGCVPLSHQVAGHKYGVDKVGILQHPDGTVLKQLQPPPRGPREMQFYSMVYAEDCCDPCLLELQNHLPKYYGTWSSPDSPNDLYLKLEDVTRRFKKPCIMDVKLGQRSYDPYASQEKREQQIRKYPLMEEIGFLVLGMRVYKVCSDTCDSYDQHYGRGLGKDTVKDGLAKFFHNGASLRKDAVLASIWRVQRILRWFESQRQLTFFASSLLFVYEGLPSSSARPLSSPVGTSSLSPIVGKTSTFSSGGGRGEEGKGRQEEAGQEEELTEYNNNNNIQVAMAWDYSLDAMYTNHRKGSHHQCAKGRLHGNSGASTTVESTASSDHMTSLCKEDNSSWKRTGESLQQQKAPNANGNKLQAEREEEESQEIREEAEIPAGGGAEEEEEEEEEEEEGGGDAQVEVRMIDFAHVFPSDSHDQGYIYGLKHLLTVLEQILCDAS; encoded by the exons ATGTCCACCACTCAGCATCAGCTGATGATGGAGTCCTCCTTAGCCCTaggtagactggaactgacccccggCTCGGCCCCTGTGGAGGTCAGCCTGGCCCCGCTGCTCCCCGGTGCCCCCCAGGCCAAAGAGAAGAGCGGACAGTGGCAGGGGGGGCCGCCCCAGGGCCGCCCTCACCTGCACGGCTGCGTCCCACTGTCCCACCAGGTGGCGGGACACAAGTACGGAGTGGATAAAGTGG GAATTTTGCAGCATCCAGATGGAACAGTCCTGAAGCAGCTTCAACCTCCACCCAGAGGCCCACGGGAGATGCAGTTTTACAGCATG GTGTATGCGGAGGACTGCTGTGACCCGTGTCTGCTGGAGCTCCAGAATCATCTTCCTAAGTACTATGGCACCTGGTCCTCCCCCGACAGCCCCAacg ACCTGTACCTGAAACTGGAAGATGTGACTCGTCGGTTCAAGAAGCCTTGCATCATGGATGTGAAACTGGGCCAGCGGAGCTATGATCCCTACGCCTCCCAAGAGAAACGGGAACAGCAGATCAGAAAGTATCCACTGATGGAGGAGATCGGCTTCCTGGTCCTGGGCATGAGG GTGTATAAAGTGTGCAGCGACACGTGTGATTCCTATGACCAGCACTATGGCAGAGGACTGGGGAAGGACACTGTCAAAGACG GCCTGGCCAAGTTTTTCCATAATGGGGCGAGTCTTCGGAAGGATGCGGTGTTGGCCAGTATCTGGAGGGTTCAGCGCATCCTGCGATGGTTCGAGTCCCAGCGACAGCTCACCTTTTTCGCCAGCTCCCTCCTGTTCGTATACGAGGGTCTGCCCTCCTCCTCAGCGCGTCCCCTGTCATCTCCTGTCGGTACCTCATCGCTCAGCCCTATCGTGGGGAAGACTTCCACCTTCTCATCAGGGGGTGGGAGGGGCGAGGAGGGTAAAGGCCGACAGGAAGAGGCAGGGCAGGAAGAGGAACTGACGGagtacaataacaacaacaacatacagGTGGCGATGGCGTGGGACTACAGCCTGGACGCCATGTACACCAACCATAGGAAAGGCAGCCATCACCAGTGTGCCAAGGgtcgtctccatggcaacagcgGAGCCAGTACCACTGTGGAAAGCACGGCGAGCTCCGATCACATGACGTCACTGTGCAAGGAAGACAACTCCTCATGGAAACGAACAGGTGAGTCGCTGCAGCAGCAGAAAGCGCCCAATGCAAACGGAAACAAACTTCAAgcggagagggaggaggaggagagccagGAGATCAGAGAAGAGGCGGAGATCCCAGCAGGAGGCGGagctgaagaggaagaggaggaggaggaggaggaggaggagggaggaggagacgCCCAGGTAGAGGTCAGGATGATCGActttgcccatgttttccccagTGACAGCCACGATCAGGGCTACATCTACGGCCTCAAACACCTGCTGACCGTCCTGGAGCAGATCCTTTGTGACGCCTCGTAA